The genomic region ACGGCAACGGCACCGGCGGCAAGAGCATCTACGGCGAGAAGTTCGCCGACGAGAACTTCACGCTGAAGCACAACAAGCCGGGCCTGCTCTCGATGGCCAACGCGGGCCCGAACAGCAACGGTTCGCAGTTCTTCATCACCACCGTCGTCACCCCGTGGCTGGACGGCAAGCACGTCGTCTTCGGCGAGGTCGCCGACGAGGCGAGCATGGAACTCGTCCGCAAGATCGAGTCGTACGGCTCCTCGACCGGCAAGACCAAGGCGAACATCGCCGTCTCCGAGTCCGGCGTTCTCTGAGTCACCCGACGGGGCTCCCGGCCGTTTTCACGGGCCGGGAGCTCCGAGCCGCGCCATGGCCTGAACCGGACGGGGCGCGCGGAGCCCAGGGTGGCCCGGAAGGCGTCCCGCGCCGGGGAGTGACAGGGTGGAGATTCCTCGACCCCGCACACCGACATATGACGGAAGGACCGCAAGGTGCGTATCGATCTCGCCGGCAGGACCGCTGTCGTGACCGGCTCCTCGCAGGGCATCGGGCTAGCCATCGCCACCGGGCTCGCCGGTGCCGGAGCGCGCGTCGTACTGACCGGACGGGGCCGGGACCGGCTCGTCACCGCCGCTGACGCGCTGCGCGGCACCGAGCCCGGCGCCGACGTCCTCACGGTCGCCTGCGACCTCGCCACGGAACAGGGAGCGGCGGAGCTCCACGAGGCCGTGCCCGCGGCGGACATCCTCGTCAACAACCTCGGCATCTTCGGCTCCCGGCCGCCGCTGGAGATCACCGACGAGGAGTGGCGCGCCTACTTCGACACCAACGTCCTCAGCGCGGTGCGCCTGATCCGCCGCTACCTCCCCGGCATGACCGAGCGGGGGTGGGGCCGGATCCAGAACATCGCGAGCGACTCCGCGATCGTCATCCCCGCCGAGATGATCCACTACGGCATGTCGAAGACCGCTCTGCTCTCCGTCTCCCGAGGTTTCGCCAAGGAGGCCGCGGGCACCGGGGTGACGGTGAATTCCGTGATCGCCGGGCCCACGCACACCGGCGGTGTCGAGGACTTCGTCCACGAGCTCGTGGGTGACGACCTCCCCTGGGACGAGGCCCAGCGCGTCTTCATGCGACGGCACCGCCCGCAATCCCTGCTCCAGCGCCTGATCGAGCCCGAGGAGATCGCGAACCTCGTCGTCTACCTCAGCTCCCCGCAGGCGTCGGCCACGACGGGCGCCGCCATGCGGGTGGACGGCGGCTACATCGACTCGATCGTGCCCTGAGCTTCCGGGCTGGCATGATCAGGGGCATGGACGAGCGCATCATCGCCGCGTGTGACGGGGCATCGAAGGGCAATCCGGGACCTGCCGCCTGGGCGTGGGTCGTGGCCGATGACCAGGGGAACCCCCGGCGGTGGGAAGCTGGCCCGCTGGGCACCGCGACCAACAACGTCGCCGAGCTCACCGCCCTGCTGGAACTGCTGAGGTCGACCGATCCGTCCGTGCCGGTCGAGGTGCGCATGGATTCGCAGTACGCGATGAACGCGGTGACCAAGTGGCTGCCGGGGTGGAAGCGCAACGGCTGGAAGACGTCGGCGGGCAAGCCGGTCGCCAACCGGGAGCTGGTGGTCGGCATCGACGAGCTGCTGAGCAGCCGCGCTGTGACCTTCCGCTACGTGCCGGCGCATCAGGTGGACGGCGACCCGCTCAACGCTCTGGCCGACCAGGCCGCGAGCGAGGTGGCCGTCTCCCAACAGGCGGCGGGGACCGCGCACGGCACAGCCGACATGCCGGTGCCCGCTCCGGCCCGCTCGACGAAGAGCCGGACGGCGGGCGCCGCCAAGGCCGGATCCAGCGGCGGCTCCACGTCCCGGGCGCGCTCCGCCGCCACGATCCGGGCGAAATTCGCGGGCCGGTGCCACTGCGGGAAGCCCTACGCGGCCAAGGACATGATCGCCAAGAACCCGAACGGCTGGGGTCACCCGGAGTGCCGGACCGCGCCGGCCTGAGCGGTCCCGGGGGAGCGGCTCCGTGGCATCAGGGTCACCTCAGGGGAGCGGCTCCGTGGCATCCGGGTCACGGAGCCCGCGCGAGAACCCGATGGCGAACCTCGGAGACCGGCTGTTAATCTCCCGGAGGCCGTGCGAGAGAACGAGGAGGTGGTACCCGTGAACGCAGTTTCGACATGGGTGCTCCCCTCAGGGGTCACGGTCGGGCGATAGGTCGTCCGGGAGCGCCGTTCAAGCGCACTCCCGAAAGGCACGACCATGCACTTCATTTCCGAGGAACGCCTCGACGACGGCGTCCTCGAGCGCGAATTCACCCTCGGTGAGATCCCCGGCACCCTCTGGACGCCCGGTTCCGACGCACCGGCTCCGCTGATCCTGATGGCCCACAACAACGGGCTGTCCAAGGGGGAGCCCCGGCTGGTGGCCAGGGCCCGGTACTCCGCGGCACGCGGCTACGCGGTGGCCTCCATCGACGCCGCAGGGTGCGGTGACCGGCCCCGTTCCGCCGCCGACGAGCAGGCCCGCGGCGAACTCCGGCGGGCGATGCGGGCCGGCGAGCCGGTCGACGAGATCTTCGAGTCCTTCATCGGCCCGCTGGTCGAGAAGGCGGCCCCGGAGTGGCGGACCACCCTGGACGCCCTCCTCGCGCTGCCCGAGATCGGCGGTCCGGTCGGGTACTCCGGGTGGATGGCCCTCGGCGTACGGCTGGCGGCGGTCGAGCCGCGCGTCTCGGCCGCCGGATTCTTCGCCGGAGGCTTCGTGCCCCGCGCCCAGCGCGAGGAGGCGCGTCAGGTCACCATTCCGCTGCTGATGCTGGTGCAGTGGGACGACGAGGGGAACCCGCGGCGGCGGGCCCTGGACCTGTTCGACGCCTTCGGCAGCAAGGAGAAGACCCTGCACGCCAATCCGGGCGGGCACACCGGCACCCCGTGGTTCGAGGTGGAGGACGGGGACCGGTTCTTCGGCCGGCACCTGAAGTAGGACCGGGCCGGCGGCGGACGCCGGCCCGGTCGAGGCGGGCCGCCGCCATCGAGGACAGGCACCGGCCCTCCTCGATGGCGGCTCGCTCGTGAGGCCGAGGCCGGCCGTCGGCGACCACGCGCGCACGGTGCGTCGCGCGGGATCCGGATGACCCCCGGCCCACCTGCGTGGCCGCGGTTGCGCGGGGGTACGTCTTCCAGGACCTGCCCAGGTCAGCCGCCGGTCGTGCCGTCGAGCATCTCGCGCA from Streptomyces sp. QL37 harbors:
- a CDS encoding SDR family oxidoreductase, encoding MRIDLAGRTAVVTGSSQGIGLAIATGLAGAGARVVLTGRGRDRLVTAADALRGTEPGADVLTVACDLATEQGAAELHEAVPAADILVNNLGIFGSRPPLEITDEEWRAYFDTNVLSAVRLIRRYLPGMTERGWGRIQNIASDSAIVIPAEMIHYGMSKTALLSVSRGFAKEAAGTGVTVNSVIAGPTHTGGVEDFVHELVGDDLPWDEAQRVFMRRHRPQSLLQRLIEPEEIANLVVYLSSPQASATTGAAMRVDGGYIDSIVP
- a CDS encoding peptidylprolyl isomerase, whose protein sequence is MTIKAYFDITIDDQPAGRIVFNLFDDVAPKTAENFRALATGEKGFGYAGSPFHRVIPEFMLQGGDFTNGNGTGGKSIYGEKFADENFTLKHNKPGLLSMANAGPNSNGSQFFITTVVTPWLDGKHVVFGEVADEASMELVRKIESYGSSTGKTKANIAVSESGVL
- a CDS encoding ribonuclease H, which translates into the protein MDERIIAACDGASKGNPGPAAWAWVVADDQGNPRRWEAGPLGTATNNVAELTALLELLRSTDPSVPVEVRMDSQYAMNAVTKWLPGWKRNGWKTSAGKPVANRELVVGIDELLSSRAVTFRYVPAHQVDGDPLNALADQAASEVAVSQQAAGTAHGTADMPVPAPARSTKSRTAGAAKAGSSGGSTSRARSAATIRAKFAGRCHCGKPYAAKDMIAKNPNGWGHPECRTAPA
- a CDS encoding alpha/beta hydrolase, translating into MHFISEERLDDGVLEREFTLGEIPGTLWTPGSDAPAPLILMAHNNGLSKGEPRLVARARYSAARGYAVASIDAAGCGDRPRSAADEQARGELRRAMRAGEPVDEIFESFIGPLVEKAAPEWRTTLDALLALPEIGGPVGYSGWMALGVRLAAVEPRVSAAGFFAGGFVPRAQREEARQVTIPLLMLVQWDDEGNPRRRALDLFDAFGSKEKTLHANPGGHTGTPWFEVEDGDRFFGRHLK